The following nucleotide sequence is from Pecten maximus unplaced genomic scaffold, xPecMax1.1, whole genome shotgun sequence.
AAGACGATGACGAACAGCGCAACACGGATgagaatgcgcggttttaacgtaaatagagtgatactaattaccgacaggtacaaATGAGGAAACAGCGTATAACATGAAACGGCACTGGCATCTGTTGTCGACAAATTAGCAGCTTTAGCTTTAGATACACATTCTATCAGATTTGAAAAGTGAAAAAACTGTCAATTGTTAAGgaaaataataagtttttaatGTGAATACCTATTCTAGGAAAATTTTCCCCTTTTCGGAggaggtaatttttttttatatccttagaaatcgaaaaaaaatcgtctcgcgcctacggcgctcgcatgctcactaaattactggacccccccccccccccccccccccccccccccccccccctattttgtactacatgtattatcatggggatgttgaaatgataattattggctaactTTGCGTATATGGcagatggcatacgatttgtttagtgcgtaaaacctaaggttaaaacaaaatattgtccTCACCCCCCGCCCCACACACTTTTTGAtgacttcctacgccactgatgTAAACAGGAATCAAAATACCATAATAATACGATTTTTCTTCGGAGCCAAATGTCGATGGATAAAAGAACGACGTCAGAAAGACgaattgaaatcaatattttgtatctcTCGGTTGCGATAGTGTAGACtacaatataaatcaatataacaaactcgatcaaataattaacaatatttaattaacaagcaaatcataatgaaaaaataatatacatgtatgtaagtaGATAAGTCCTGTGATGTCAGTGTCACGCTCTTAAATACAATCGATCGGCATTGTCTTTGACCATTTGATCATTTCCTTAAATGGTAGGTAGCCCATTTCACATCGGTCATTTCCTGGGCGGGTTCCGATCTCTTGGTTTTTGCCAGTTGACGATCTTCCGCTGTTCACGAATGTGTGCGTCAAATTTGAAATTCTTTCATCATTATATCTTCAGTTTTCACCAGTGCATCGGCAAACAGATTCTCCACTTTTCAAAAGACTTGAAACTTCCAGACACAGGTTCCGATCGCTGGTTTTAAAGTCGAATGtccagaaaatgaaaatatcaggCTAGTTTGAAGAAGAGGTGGCTCTAGCAGATGCGGGCTTAATAGGCGGAAGCAGAGGATACAAAGGTCTGTTTTGAGGCGGAAGTGATGACAGCGCGGGAAGCTTTGGGTTGGCTTTTTTCGGAAGTGGCGACGGGGGTGGTGGCGGCGGACACGGGTAAATTGGATCATTGTCTCGAATCCAGCAAATGCCTCTTTTGCCTCGTGTGAGGATCGGGTATGTGAATAATATCTTCAGTCCACGTGGTGACGGAGCAAGTCCCAGACGGAAATACTTCTTGCCACATGGTTCCTGTGGTGGCACGCCTACCATTTCTTCCTCGGTCATATACGGGTGTATTTTTGGCTTTCGTTGACGCCTCAGACACTTAAAGAAATCAAAACAGCCCATTCTTTTTCTTTAGTTATAAATCGTGTCAGTGTTTGTTGATGTTCAGGATatcaattatgacgtcatccgTAGATACCATAgactattatgacgtcatacattaaCTGTAATCTCGTCTTGACGTGATTTGATGTATTGACTGGCTAGACTGGTCCCCTTCCATAGTTCTTTACTCTCCGCTTGGGATGCACTCCGCTCACAATCCGTTTTGATTTGACCATTTTTTATTGCAATAAACAAATGGATTGGGAACAAGTAATAACAACTTATATAATCCGGGACCAAATTGCATCACTTTTTGGAACCAATCGATATAATAGTGTGTGACAAAGTGACGACCAGTCCGTAAGGTGAATATAATGGTTAAGAAGCATGCATGAAAGTAATATATTCTGTGTGCGAGTCTGCGTATGCGAATGGGTGCAAGTActacacatattatatatatgtacatgtgtgtacatgtatgtatgtgtatgtatgtgtgtgtgtatatatatatgtgtgtgtgtgtgtgtgtgtgtgtgtgtgtgtgtgtgggtgtgtgtgtgtgtgtgtgaggttgtgtgtgggtgtgtgtgtgtgtgtgtgtgtatgtgtgtgaattatatatatatatatttttttttgtttttttgttttttgtttgtttggtttttttttattttgttccaCAACACTTccatatattgtatgtttatttgtaaatataacgGTATTGAACATATACCCTCTCAAGCACATTTATGGGgcattttaaattatattatcaCCCCATTTTTTCACACTGTTTCTATTCTCACGTATACTCAATAGCAATGTATTaccatgtgtatatatgttacacttttgtttttgttttttctgttatcCATGTCCCATCTGTCTCAGGTTCAGCTGCTCCTATTCTGAAATCTTACGTCAGTTTATTCTCCATAGAATCCCTAGTTCTTAGCCCATTGTATATGTTTCTCCTTTCACTTGAATCTATAACATGACTGGTGTTAATATCACTTTATACAGGGCAAGAATAGGGAATTTCTGTGGTACGGCGCGCAGattacaaattaaatttaatcTACATACAGTATTGCTTGTCAATTTGCTTATCATCTTTAAGGAAAAGGcattattattgtattttttcattaacTTTTGGTATTCTTCTTCTAGCTATCAGAATGAAGAAACACACAGCCCTCCCGAACACCACagttataaatatacactgGCCATTTTGATCTTAATCATTCACTGCTCTCTATTATTAAGCTACATGTCCATCCTTATGCTGATCCACGCAGGTGATATACACCCAAATCCGGGTCCTTCTTCCACATCTAGTGTTTCGTCTGCATCAAATTCTACCAATCCCTTTCCTATTTTACAAGAAGATCGGGTCTCGGGATCCTTACTATCAATTGCATGTTTAAACGTCCAAAGtattagaaataaaattgatatccTTGAGGCAGAGTTCACTAATTTAGATATATTGGCTCTAACAGAAACTTGGTTAAACTTGGACATACCAAATGATGAAGTAATGATACATTCCTTTAAAGAACCCTATCGAAATGACAGACAATTACGACAGGGGGGTGGTGTAGCAGTATATGTCAAACCGGAATTAGCTTCTAAACATAGATCCGACCTTGATGTTCCGGAAATTGGGTGTATCTGGATTGAAGTTAACTTTACCAATACTAACTTCCTCATAGGTACTTTTTATAGACCTCCGAACTCTCCTTCATCAACATGGGAAAAAATTATGTATTCAATTGACTTAGCAATGAATTGTAACACTAGTGGTGTCTTTATAACTGGAGATTTCAATGACAACGTTCTACCTAAGCCTAgtagatatataaatttactgacaaccaattttaattttaaacaattaGTAAATGACCCAACCTACTTTACTGAAACTACATCGTCGGCTCTTGAtctatttttaacaaataacCCAAATGTTATCAAATCAGTAGTTGTGGGGGACCATTGCTTCGGTAATGATGTTAGATATTATTGTCCTATCTTCATTACAGTTAACACTCCTTCCCGACAAAAACGTACTATCAGACGGAAAATTTGGTTATACGACAGAGGCGACTATAATTTACTTAGACAGACGCTTAACGAGACGAACTGGGACGTTTTACTACACGATGACGACCTCGACCTGTCCGTAGAAAATTTTTCCAAAGTAATCCTAGATGCTACTTCTAATTGTGTACCCAATAAAACTGTATTTATTCGCAAGACTGACGCTCCTTGGATGCACAATGAAATCAGAAAACTTATTCGGAAGCGCAAACGTGCCCATAGCAATGCTAAACGAAGAAATACGCCGGAATCATGGCAACAGTTTAAAAATTTACGAAATCGCTGTGTATCATTAGTTCGTGTGGCTAAGGCTAATTTTCGTGATAAAATGATTCAATCATTGCACAACGAATCGAATCTAAATTCAAAATCTTGTTGGAAAAATCTTAAAACTCTATGTGGGTTTAACAAATCCACTGACATACCTATACTCAAAACTAATGACACTTACATCGACAACGACATGGACAAAAGCGAGGCACTGAATGACTTTTTTGCTAGACAATGTTTTCTTGACGACAACAACACACCGTTACCACCTATTGACGGACGAAACAACATCGTACATAAACTCGACATAATCTCTATTACAACTGAAGACGTAAAAGACGCTATTTCACAATTAAATGTTAATAAAGCTGTCGGTCCTGATCTTATCCACCCACGTATTCTTAAAGAAGCTACCAATCAGTTATCCCAACCGttatcaaaattattcaatatatcATTAAGACTAGGCCTGTTCCCTTCAAAATGGAAAGTTGCAAATGTTATACCAGTTTTCAAAAAGGGTGACTCTTcttctgtaaataattatagaCCAATATCCCTATTGAGTATTTTAAGTAAAGTCATGGAAAGATGTATTTTCAAGTATCTCTATAATCACTTACACACTAACAGTATATTAACTAAACATCAGTCAGGATTTAGGCACGGCGATTCCACTATAAACCAGTTGGTAGACATAACTAATAGATTTTATTCGGCAATTGATGATGGCAAAGAAATTCGGGTTCTCTTTTTTGACATTAGCAAAGCATTTGATAAGGTATGTCACAGAGGTCTTCTTCATAAATTAGAATCTATAGGTATCACTTACAAAGCCCTACaatttttcacaaattatttacaTGGACGTCAACAATGTGTTGTTATAAATGGTGCTTCTTCATCTCTTAAAACTTTGCATGCTGGAGTTCCCCAGGGGTCTATTCTGGGACCAATTTTATTCTTAGTTTTCattaatgatattgttaatGAAATTACTTGCGATATTCGTCTTTTTGCAGATGACACAACACTTTCCATTGTAGTAGTCTAGATAATCCCATCGCCGACTCTGAACTTCTCTCTTCTGACATAACAAAAATTTCTAACTGGGCTTCTTCTTGGCTTGTTACATTTAATCCTATTAAAACTGAATCATTGATTATTTCCAAAAAACTTTACAAACCTTTTCATCCAACTCTATATATGCTAATTACCCCTATTTCTGAAGTTGAACACCACAAGCACCTAGGTTTAAATTTTAGTAATGATGGAAGATGGGATGAACACGTTgatacaataattaataaatcaCAGTCAAAACTTGGAATTATGAGAAAACTAAAATTTTTATTAGATAGATCTTCtctagaaaaaatatttatatcctTTATAAGACCCTTAATTGAATACGGGGACGTGGTTTGGTCTAACATCCCACAAAACCTTTCAAatttattagaaaatatcaatattgaagCCGCAAGAATCATCACTGGCTCGACACGTCTAGTTAACACTGACAAACTTTTACGAGACGTAGGTTGGGATACACTTGAGACAAGACGTAGACACCATAGACtgatattatttcataaaatgtatcatAGCCTAAGCCCTTCTTATTTATCGAACCTTATTCCTCGTCTTACTGACCATTGCTATCAGACAAGACACGCTAGAAATATACCTACAATCCTCTGTAGAACtgcaacatatttcaactcatTTCTTCCTTGTGTCATTCGCGAATGGAATGCATTGCCTGAACATGTACAAAACCTAACGGTCCCACATTTTAAATCATATCTGTTTAGAAATAAGGTGCAAGTTCCAAAATATTACAACAGTGGAAGTAGATTGGGTCAGATATACCATAGCAGATTACGACTTGGCTGTAGCAGTCTCTCACAAAACCTCTTTCTCAAAAATATTACTGATAATCCTCTTAGTCACTGCGGTGAAGTAGAATCTCCTGAACATTTCCTCTTTCATTGTCCCCAATATACTCGTATTAGAAGAGAAACAATAGATACCCTCCCTTATAATGTTAACTTAAAGTCTGCTCTCTGTGGGGACAGTACTCTTCTTCCAGATCAAAATGAAGATATATTCCTTACTGTTCAACGTTTTATTCTAGAAAGCAGACGCTTCTCAAATTGATATCGTATATCAAGAGCTCGATCGGGTGATTCTTGGAGCTTTATCTGTCTTTCAATGGCATCACAtctctaaatataatatatatataacatgtttatcataataatgtattaaatagaATACGCGCCAACATGTATCATGTACATACTGGTACTGACACAGTTGGGACATGGATTAAgattttgaattatgattttcaTTATTACCTAATTTTTCTGGTTTAAACTTTGTACTAAACTTACCATATCGATGCTCTTTTGACTTACCGTCGcctgtatatattttgctatttcttttataaggagacgaattaatataagctttaggcttgttttcgaatccttacattcatgtaatgtgtacaactttgctgtttacaaaataaaatactgtttaaaccaagcCTAATTTATCTGGTGTAGTGGATGTAGTGTCTAGACTATGGTCATCCATTTGTACACATTAAAAACCATTAACGAAAACGGTGATCGAAATATGATTTTACACTTCATTTATAAAATGCTATATTTTCGGTCGTTCGGGCTATCGTGTTCAAAGTTGCTTGATATTACCAGGTTTGAGCAATTCAGTATACAATTTGTGTCATGCAGTTTTTGCTGTAAATTTAATTGACATCGTCAAACGTTGTGTCTATCCCACAAAAACTACAGAAAAAATTCCGGAAAAGACTGGACCTCCTCAAATACACATGGAACAGCCTACCGGATTCGGTCGTATAGGCACCAATAAATAAAGAtcttgaaattaattttgatagcttttgaaaatgaaagtgaggTGACCCTAGCTTTAGGCATGCGGCAAAAATATCCCCAGATTTCAAGGATCTTCGGCCACCGTATACACTCTATAGAACGGGAACGAGGAATCGGTACAGACCACAGAAAGTGACGCTATAGAATGTTTAACAATGGTTGAGATTATCTCCTACATGGCTATGTGCGACCTTTTGCTTGATTCTTCCACGGacttgtatatatgtctgtaatactTCTAATCAACTTAATGTTGAACTAAGACAATGCAGAAATTTATGGATTATGTACGCACGCATCCATTTTCCCACAGATTTTGTCTGTCATGCTTCAGTGCGCATACGTGccatttttttggggggggggggggggggggggggggtagtattttgtgtaacgtcctattaacagccatggtcatttaaggaagtgtcaggttttggaggtggaggaaagccagacTACCCGGAAACAACCacggcctacgatcagtaccttgcaactgcccAACTCggatttcgaactcgcaacccagaggtggagggttagtgataaagtgtcgggacaccttaaccacccggccaccacggcccctaCGTGCCATTATGTAGAATAGTCGAATTTCTGCCGAAcgtaagaaaataaaatttgatatctTGCTAATTcgaattttaaacaaaaacagtttaaTCCTGCTCCTGCTAAATACATATACCAtctcacaggggcttggcacgattttccaaatgatagtctatatatatatgtagatactatatacatatatatatggactatcatttggaaaatcgtgccaagcccctgtgtacCATCTTGTATAAATGAATGTATGTTGTAAAATTATGtagggaaagggcttaatataagtttgataacgTGTGTCCAATTCCCTTGTATAtaataagatacaataaaatatgtttaaatcaaaaagCGCCATTCTACATACACACTACAACTAACATACACACCCTAATCTTCCTCCGTACCCCATCCATCCATCTCTGCCCCCTTGCTTACGGGACGATGGAACAGATCAAGATATGGTTTTAATCAGATCTGCACAAGTAAGGTTGCTAAGTTCAGTACAGAGAACTCCAGAGATTGAACACCAATATACACTGAAGTGAGCTCCAGTTCACAATGTTGTGAACTCCAGTGTACAATGTTGCGAACTCAATTGTCCAATGTTGTAAACTCCATTGTACAATGCTGTGAATTTCGGTGTACAATGTTGTAAACTCCGTTGTACAATGATGTGAACACCGTTGTACAATGCTGTGAACTTCGGTGTACAATGTGAACTCTCGTGCACAATATTATGAACTCCGGTGCACAATGTTGTGAACTCCGTTGTACAATTTTGTGACATCCCGTGTACAATTTTGTCAACTCCATCTTACATTCTGTGATTTTCAGTATATATTGTTGAGAACTCCAGTGTACAATGTTGAGAACTCCAGTGTACAATGTTGTGAACTCAGTTGTACAATGTTGTTAACTCCGTTGTACAATGTTGTGAACTCAGTTGTACAATGTTGTGAACTCCAGTGTACAATGTTGAGAACTCCAGTGTACAATGTTGTGAACTTCAGTGTACAGTGTTGTGAACTCCGTTGTAGGGATTTTTATATAAAGTACCCACGTTTGTAAATTAAGCAAGATTGTAATCCACAACACGAGCTTATGTAATGATAAAACTTTCTGTTTACAAGGTTATCAAATTGGTTTTATTCCTTGTTGTCCCACATATAAACCATGGAACAAACAGTAATTAAAAGTTGATAAATCTGGGCTCTCTCTCCTTATAATGGCAATACAATATTTTAAGTGGgcaaattatttaaattgattgaactgatatatctgtattgctctggggttgtctcccttggacTGTGTGTAAAAGAGATTGAAATAAGCGAAAGAATGAAgtcatttttaaaacaatattatacacAATAGATTAAATCATCAAACATATTGTATGATCagggattttttaaaaagaagtCCTCTCaacgtaaatatatatatataagtaaaataaaaaaaaaaaaactctccgttagcgctttcgtcgcgtcagatatataaaacatgcaaaaaatacaaacaaaaaagaaaataaagacCAAATCACGTTACAGTAATTCGATTTATCTGTAATATTCCgttttctgaaaaataattaaaaaaaaagaaaatactaAAAAAACTTAACAATCGTTGTCCTTGCTGTTGAAGCTACTTCACTGttcctgtataatgtataaagtaaaatgtatatacgCATATCATTATATCTAGTCTACCATATCATGTGATATTTGACGaaacaatatattcatttatattcatatatgtatatcaattctcgataataaaaaaaactacataaaTTGTTCATTGTTCCCTCTATATATTTGCTTTTATCTATAGATATTCGCTGAGTATTTATTTTCGCGCTAAGTATAATGACTGCgattatagaaaacaaaatccGACGAAAATTACCAACTATACAGTAATTCCCTCGATGCTATCGCTAtaggttggttggttggtttgtAAGTCTCTTCGTTAGGTTTATCGGAACTCTCTGATTACATAATCGGATTGAGTAAATTATGTCTAGAATGTATAATGCTGCCGGATGTCACTCAGTAATTAAATAGGTTcgtgtgtttgtttttgtaagctgggtttatcgccccatgaacagctACGGTCATTTTGAGACGgtgtatccttgtagtagttggtgactacctcatctGGTGTCGGTGAGGTGATAGTCGTTGTTCTATCCTGTGCATGATTTTTATACAACTATCTACACGAGCATAACTATCAACAGTTCATATTAGGCTACGATTTAAAAATCATGCAGTGTTAAgacgtgtacatgtatgtacattgtatattacagtTAGTGACACAGCTCCCAGTAAGAATGGCGGCGGCTTCGTCTCAGAAGGTATTTGTCCCCTTTCGAAAGAGCTGTATTTCCGTGTTCCTTTCGAAACTCTTTCGTTTCCAAATAGTTCCGTTCTAATTTTTGTCTTTCGAATTGTCTTTTATCCGGACCCTGCAGACCAGCACACAGACATTCCTCCAACATCTGAGAGTATTTCTCTTTGACAACTGCTATATCTAATTCTCTggaatatgatattatattttctcATTATCAATTGATTTTTGTAGCTATTTCCATTCCAGAAAATAATCACCATAATTTTAGATAATTTATTTACACTCTAAGTTTCTTAAATCAAATTGTAGTACTTTTGCATGAGATTTCAATGTTTACTGCAATATGCAGTAATTCGGTCAGCGTAGGAATACAGCAAGATAGTCCCCCAAATAAATTAACATAACCACCGGTCAACAGGCTGTCACGTAAGCAAATATACAGTTGCAAGCATATCAGACTTTCAATTGTACTATCATACTTTCAGGTGGGGGTGGGGAGAGGAGGTTTTCTAGCTATTCATGATTTTCACGGTTAATTCGTCCACTTTTCTATATAGCCGCACAGAAACTACTTCCTAAGTCATTGCATTTGGTTGATATGCTTACAATTTTGCTTGATTAAAGTTACATAAAGCATCAAGTACctacatattgtacaattttgaccatgtttcttttttcatttaGTATGATAAAGCATTTCCCataatgaatatgaaataaagAAGCAATTAATGAACTGCTGATAATACATTTCTGATCACAAAACGTACCCTTTCATTTTTTCGTAAAGAGGTATGAGGCATTTTGCAGATTCTTCGAGAATACCCATCAAACCACCCATGTCTGATCGTTCCATAAATAGAGACGGGTTTTCTGTGAACATTTTCTTCACCAACTTTTTGTCATAACGGCATTCGACGTGGTAGAGGTGACACATTTCGGTAAGGGTCTTCCTTTGGTTACCCAGTTTTCTTGTCGGTAACTTCTTTTGTATGGCTTCTTTTACCATATATAACGTCTGTCGGAGAGAATAAAACAGCGTAAGTATCCATTTTGGTAgcaaaaatcaaaatgtttaaaattgttACTTGTACTATGTAATAACttaatcccccctccccccccccccccccccccccccccccaaaaaaaaaatataaattcactTGTCACTACGCTACAAGAGAATCGTGACGATTTCAGTTCCCCTCTTGaacattttccatttattcACAGTAGTATCTCTGCTTCCTCAACttattatgttttgtatatCGATTTTATATTCAGTTATTTGTTCTCAGCACTACGATTTTCGGGGTAGAATACAACCGATGGTTTCGATAGATGAGATGCTGGGTGATGTAACAACGGAAAGTGTAATAATCGACTTCGTAATCTCATTCAGAGTTACCTAGTAGTCTATGGCAGAAATATAGCATATAAAACAGACAAACCTGTTTGTCAGCATATGAAGCACTAAACGCTACGCTTTCAGAACACCCGGAATTATTCTGATGATACATTAACAAGGATCTCTAACGCGTGTGtcttttgtcaatattttgcCTACGTTCT
It contains:
- the LOC117318320 gene encoding uncharacterized protein LOC117318320; the protein is MSSKQSDVGLIFDLERAQTELSMLLKENVIGVRMESGYNPEESSNMVLSLIIISHVSGRVLVFDVLRNPTILQTKSFKTLLESERPIKVMFHPENECKLLWRSNRILLHGVFDPQTLYMVKEAIQKKLPTRKLGNQRKTLTEMCHLYHVECRYDKKLVKKMFTENPSLFMERSDMGGLMGILEESAKCLIPLYEKMKGELDIAVVKEKYSQMLEECLCAGLQGPDKRQFERQKLERNYLETKEFRKEHGNTALSKGDKYLLRRSRRHSYWELCH